A genomic segment from Branchiostoma floridae strain S238N-H82 chromosome 7, Bfl_VNyyK, whole genome shotgun sequence encodes:
- the LOC118418985 gene encoding zinc finger protein GLIS2-like isoform X4 yields the protein MMDSDEPLDMTCDSTQRHSDGGITMDTEDRVPSPSQSDQEGDDSSNNGLSSEEAGGHISIIQRSPVLAGTGVLVESELHDPVTSVSLGLLSEDNPITSTVTLNIASSSLIDSPVVSAVLEPTGLLAGNLPGHLSVDGGDSRQSDSDSMGMTPDDAVINFSTSHDDSVHATIKQAVSHVSQTIPAYLLTGDTMVDVTSPGGALLSNTLQDEFECKWQKVKSTCGKKFKRLDDLVNHVNDLHIRPEKEVEYCCRWEGCARRGKGFNARYKMLIHVRTHTNEKPHRCPRCNKCFSRLENLKIHNRSHTGEKPYVCPVEGCNKRYSNSSDRFKHTRTHYVEKPYYCKMAGCNKRYTDPSSLRKHIKSHGHYVNQDQQEAWLRKQQELQQARQEQKRQELEKKLAAEQSGDTSDGDGDSSPNDGSSQADLTIPGAQEFVIASSTGPDQQATLVTVVSPTVICPSPLDLSSISHLPNHGHTYIATPTYIGVVASPTTPIGLSPILSKSNPFLSSTVTSGVLAHLSATTDSVVTTSNSLPPLESPTKGVSSEGHELDQSLIASSNELDSEVQDLSTDGTSRHADEHLMGPKEVES from the exons ATG ATGGACAGTGATGAGCCCTTGGACATGACGTGTGACAGCACACAGCGGCATAGCGATGGCGGCATCACCATGGATACGGAGGACAGAGTCCCCAGCCCCAGCCAATCGGACCAGGAGGGAGACGACTCCAGTAACAATGGTCTGAGTTCCGAGGAGGCTGGTGGCCATATCTCCATCATACAGAGGTCACCTGTACTGGCTGGGACAG GTGTGCTGGTAGAGTCTGAGCTTCATGATCCCGTCACGTCCGTCAGCCTGGGTCTGCTGAGTGAAGACAACCCCATCACCTCCACTGTAACCCTCAACATAGCCTCCTCAAG TTTGATTGACTCTCCTGTGGTGTCTGCGGTTCTGGAGCCGACAGGCTTGTTAGCAGGGAACCTGCCTGGACATCTGTCTGTGGATGGAGGAGACTCCAGACAGAGCGACAGTGACTCCATGGGGATGACACCTGATGATGCTGTCATCAAC TTTTCTACTTCTCACGATGACAGCGTGCATGCCACCATCAAACAAGCGGTGTCCCACGTCTCCCAAACCATCCCTGCCTACCTCCTGACAGGGGACACCATGGTGGACGTGACGTCACCGGGCGGGGCCCTGCTTAGCAACACCCTGCAGGATGAGTTTGAGTGCAAGTGGCAGAAGGTTAAATCTACT TGTGGGAAGAAATTTAAGCGACTGGATGACCTTGTGAACCATGTGAATGACCTTCACATCCGTCCTGAGAAGGAAGTGGAGTACTGCTGCCGGTGGGAGGGCTGTGCTCGCAGAGGGAAGGGATTCAATGCAAG GTATAAGATGTTGATCCATGTACGAACCCACACAAATGAAAAGCCACACAGATGTCCCAGATGTAACAAGTGCTTCTCAAGGCTGGAGAACCTCAAGATTCACAACAGGTCACATACAG GAGAGAAACCATATGTGTGCCCTGTGGAAGGTTGCAACAAGCGATACTCCAATTCCAGCGACCGTTTCAAGCACACGAGGACTCACTATGTAGAGAAGCCTTACTACTGCAAGATGGCTGGCTGCAACAAGAGATACACAGACCCCAGCTCGCTCAGAAAGCACATCAAGTCCCACGGACACTACGTGAACCAGGACCAGCAGGAGGCGTGGCTCAGGAAGCAGCAGGAGCTGCAGCAGGCTCGACAGGAGCAGAAACGACAGGAGCTGGAGAAAAAACTGGCTGCGGAGCAGAGCGGGGATACATCTGATGGGGACGGGGACTCCTCCCCGAACGACGGTAGCTCGCAGGCCGACCTCACCATTCCCGGTGCCCAGGAATTTGTCATTGCTTCCTCTACAGGGCCGGATCAACAGGCTACCCTGGTGACCGTGGTCAGCCCCACGGTCATCTGTCCCAGCCCTCTAGACTTGAGCAGTATCTCACATCTCCCCAACCATGGCCACACTTACATTGCTACACCAACTTACATCGGCGTCGTGGCGTCCCCAACCACACCCATCGGCCTGTCGCCCATTCTGAGTAAATCCAACCCTTTCCTGTCGTCCACAGTAACGTCAGGTGTGCTTGCTCACCTGAGTGCCACTACGGACAGTGTGGTGACCACCTCCAACTCTCTCCCACCTCTGGAGTCCCCCACCAAGGGGGTGAGCTCGGAGGGCCATGAGCTGGACCAGTCACTGATCGCCTCCAGTAACGAACTGGACTCTGAGGTGCAGGACTTGTCGACAGACGGTACCTCACGACACGCAGATGAACACTTGATGGGACCAAAAGAAGTGGAGTCTTGA
- the LOC118418985 gene encoding zinc finger protein GLIS2-like isoform X2, protein MHTKYEFMDSDEPLDMTCDSTQRHSDGGITMDTEDRVPSPSQSDQEGDDSSNNGLSSEEAGGHISIIQRSPVLAGTGVLVESELHDPVTSVSLGLLSEDNPITSTVTLNIASSSLIDSPVVSAVLEPTGLLAGNLPGHLSVDGGDSRQSDSDSMGMTPDDAVINFSTSHDDSVHATIKQAVSHVSQTIPAYLLTGDTMVDVTSPGGALLSNTLQDEFECKWQKVKSTCGKKFKRLDDLVNHVNDLHIRPEKEVEYCCRWEGCARRGKGFNARYKMLIHVRTHTNEKPHRCPRCNKCFSRLENLKIHNRSHTGEKPYVCPVEGCNKRYSNSSDRFKHTRTHYVEKPYYCKMAGCNKRYTDPSSLRKHIKSHGHYVNQDQQEAWLRKQQELQQARQEQKRQELEKKLAAEQSGDTSDGDGDSSPNDGSSQADLTIPGAQEFVIASSTGPDQQATLVTVVSPTVICPSPLDLSSISHLPNHGHTYIATPTYIGVVASPTTPIGLSPILSKSNPFLSSTVTSGVLAHLSATTDSVVTTSNSLPPLESPTKGVSSEGHELDQSLIASSNELDSEVQDLSTDGTSRHADEHLMGPKEVES, encoded by the exons ATGCATACAAAATACGAGTTT ATGGACAGTGATGAGCCCTTGGACATGACGTGTGACAGCACACAGCGGCATAGCGATGGCGGCATCACCATGGATACGGAGGACAGAGTCCCCAGCCCCAGCCAATCGGACCAGGAGGGAGACGACTCCAGTAACAATGGTCTGAGTTCCGAGGAGGCTGGTGGCCATATCTCCATCATACAGAGGTCACCTGTACTGGCTGGGACAG GTGTGCTGGTAGAGTCTGAGCTTCATGATCCCGTCACGTCCGTCAGCCTGGGTCTGCTGAGTGAAGACAACCCCATCACCTCCACTGTAACCCTCAACATAGCCTCCTCAAG TTTGATTGACTCTCCTGTGGTGTCTGCGGTTCTGGAGCCGACAGGCTTGTTAGCAGGGAACCTGCCTGGACATCTGTCTGTGGATGGAGGAGACTCCAGACAGAGCGACAGTGACTCCATGGGGATGACACCTGATGATGCTGTCATCAAC TTTTCTACTTCTCACGATGACAGCGTGCATGCCACCATCAAACAAGCGGTGTCCCACGTCTCCCAAACCATCCCTGCCTACCTCCTGACAGGGGACACCATGGTGGACGTGACGTCACCGGGCGGGGCCCTGCTTAGCAACACCCTGCAGGATGAGTTTGAGTGCAAGTGGCAGAAGGTTAAATCTACT TGTGGGAAGAAATTTAAGCGACTGGATGACCTTGTGAACCATGTGAATGACCTTCACATCCGTCCTGAGAAGGAAGTGGAGTACTGCTGCCGGTGGGAGGGCTGTGCTCGCAGAGGGAAGGGATTCAATGCAAG GTATAAGATGTTGATCCATGTACGAACCCACACAAATGAAAAGCCACACAGATGTCCCAGATGTAACAAGTGCTTCTCAAGGCTGGAGAACCTCAAGATTCACAACAGGTCACATACAG GAGAGAAACCATATGTGTGCCCTGTGGAAGGTTGCAACAAGCGATACTCCAATTCCAGCGACCGTTTCAAGCACACGAGGACTCACTATGTAGAGAAGCCTTACTACTGCAAGATGGCTGGCTGCAACAAGAGATACACAGACCCCAGCTCGCTCAGAAAGCACATCAAGTCCCACGGACACTACGTGAACCAGGACCAGCAGGAGGCGTGGCTCAGGAAGCAGCAGGAGCTGCAGCAGGCTCGACAGGAGCAGAAACGACAGGAGCTGGAGAAAAAACTGGCTGCGGAGCAGAGCGGGGATACATCTGATGGGGACGGGGACTCCTCCCCGAACGACGGTAGCTCGCAGGCCGACCTCACCATTCCCGGTGCCCAGGAATTTGTCATTGCTTCCTCTACAGGGCCGGATCAACAGGCTACCCTGGTGACCGTGGTCAGCCCCACGGTCATCTGTCCCAGCCCTCTAGACTTGAGCAGTATCTCACATCTCCCCAACCATGGCCACACTTACATTGCTACACCAACTTACATCGGCGTCGTGGCGTCCCCAACCACACCCATCGGCCTGTCGCCCATTCTGAGTAAATCCAACCCTTTCCTGTCGTCCACAGTAACGTCAGGTGTGCTTGCTCACCTGAGTGCCACTACGGACAGTGTGGTGACCACCTCCAACTCTCTCCCACCTCTGGAGTCCCCCACCAAGGGGGTGAGCTCGGAGGGCCATGAGCTGGACCAGTCACTGATCGCCTCCAGTAACGAACTGGACTCTGAGGTGCAGGACTTGTCGACAGACGGTACCTCACGACACGCAGATGAACACTTGATGGGACCAAAAGAAGTGGAGTCTTGA
- the LOC118418985 gene encoding zinc finger protein GLIS2-like isoform X5, with product MDSDEPLDMTCDSTQRHSDGGITMDTEDRVPSPSQSDQEGDDSSNNGLSSEEAGGHISIIQRSPVLAGTGVLVESELHDPVTSVSLGLLSEDNPITSTVTLNIASSSLIDSPVVSAVLEPTGLLAGNLPGHLSVDGGDSRQSDSDSMGMTPDDAVINFSTSHDDSVHATIKQAVSHVSQTIPAYLLTGDTMVDVTSPGGALLSNTLQDEFECKWQKVKSTCGKKFKRLDDLVNHVNDLHIRPEKEVEYCCRWEGCARRGKGFNARYKMLIHVRTHTNEKPHRCPRCNKCFSRLENLKIHNRSHTGEKPYVCPVEGCNKRYSNSSDRFKHTRTHYVEKPYYCKMAGCNKRYTDPSSLRKHIKSHGHYVNQDQQEAWLRKQQELQQARQEQKRQELEKKLAAEQSGDTSDGDGDSSPNDGSSQADLTIPGAQEFVIASSTGPDQQATLVTVVSPTVICPSPLDLSSISHLPNHGHTYIATPTYIGVVASPTTPIGLSPILSKSNPFLSSTVTSGVLAHLSATTDSVVTTSNSLPPLESPTKGVSSEGHELDQSLIASSNELDSEVQDLSTDGTSRHADEHLMGPKEVES from the exons ATGGACAGTGATGAGCCCTTGGACATGACGTGTGACAGCACACAGCGGCATAGCGATGGCGGCATCACCATGGATACGGAGGACAGAGTCCCCAGCCCCAGCCAATCGGACCAGGAGGGAGACGACTCCAGTAACAATGGTCTGAGTTCCGAGGAGGCTGGTGGCCATATCTCCATCATACAGAGGTCACCTGTACTGGCTGGGACAG GTGTGCTGGTAGAGTCTGAGCTTCATGATCCCGTCACGTCCGTCAGCCTGGGTCTGCTGAGTGAAGACAACCCCATCACCTCCACTGTAACCCTCAACATAGCCTCCTCAAG TTTGATTGACTCTCCTGTGGTGTCTGCGGTTCTGGAGCCGACAGGCTTGTTAGCAGGGAACCTGCCTGGACATCTGTCTGTGGATGGAGGAGACTCCAGACAGAGCGACAGTGACTCCATGGGGATGACACCTGATGATGCTGTCATCAAC TTTTCTACTTCTCACGATGACAGCGTGCATGCCACCATCAAACAAGCGGTGTCCCACGTCTCCCAAACCATCCCTGCCTACCTCCTGACAGGGGACACCATGGTGGACGTGACGTCACCGGGCGGGGCCCTGCTTAGCAACACCCTGCAGGATGAGTTTGAGTGCAAGTGGCAGAAGGTTAAATCTACT TGTGGGAAGAAATTTAAGCGACTGGATGACCTTGTGAACCATGTGAATGACCTTCACATCCGTCCTGAGAAGGAAGTGGAGTACTGCTGCCGGTGGGAGGGCTGTGCTCGCAGAGGGAAGGGATTCAATGCAAG GTATAAGATGTTGATCCATGTACGAACCCACACAAATGAAAAGCCACACAGATGTCCCAGATGTAACAAGTGCTTCTCAAGGCTGGAGAACCTCAAGATTCACAACAGGTCACATACAG GAGAGAAACCATATGTGTGCCCTGTGGAAGGTTGCAACAAGCGATACTCCAATTCCAGCGACCGTTTCAAGCACACGAGGACTCACTATGTAGAGAAGCCTTACTACTGCAAGATGGCTGGCTGCAACAAGAGATACACAGACCCCAGCTCGCTCAGAAAGCACATCAAGTCCCACGGACACTACGTGAACCAGGACCAGCAGGAGGCGTGGCTCAGGAAGCAGCAGGAGCTGCAGCAGGCTCGACAGGAGCAGAAACGACAGGAGCTGGAGAAAAAACTGGCTGCGGAGCAGAGCGGGGATACATCTGATGGGGACGGGGACTCCTCCCCGAACGACGGTAGCTCGCAGGCCGACCTCACCATTCCCGGTGCCCAGGAATTTGTCATTGCTTCCTCTACAGGGCCGGATCAACAGGCTACCCTGGTGACCGTGGTCAGCCCCACGGTCATCTGTCCCAGCCCTCTAGACTTGAGCAGTATCTCACATCTCCCCAACCATGGCCACACTTACATTGCTACACCAACTTACATCGGCGTCGTGGCGTCCCCAACCACACCCATCGGCCTGTCGCCCATTCTGAGTAAATCCAACCCTTTCCTGTCGTCCACAGTAACGTCAGGTGTGCTTGCTCACCTGAGTGCCACTACGGACAGTGTGGTGACCACCTCCAACTCTCTCCCACCTCTGGAGTCCCCCACCAAGGGGGTGAGCTCGGAGGGCCATGAGCTGGACCAGTCACTGATCGCCTCCAGTAACGAACTGGACTCTGAGGTGCAGGACTTGTCGACAGACGGTACCTCACGACACGCAGATGAACACTTGATGGGACCAAAAGAAGTGGAGTCTTGA
- the LOC118418985 gene encoding zinc finger protein GLIS2-like isoform X3: protein MLGEWWDNHTQMDSDEPLDMTCDSTQRHSDGGITMDTEDRVPSPSQSDQEGDDSSNNGLSSEEAGGHISIIQRSPVLAGTGVLVESELHDPVTSVSLGLLSEDNPITSTVTLNIASSSLIDSPVVSAVLEPTGLLAGNLPGHLSVDGGDSRQSDSDSMGMTPDDAVINFSTSHDDSVHATIKQAVSHVSQTIPAYLLTGDTMVDVTSPGGALLSNTLQDEFECKWQKCGKKFKRLDDLVNHVNDLHIRPEKEVEYCCRWEGCARRGKGFNARYKMLIHVRTHTNEKPHRCPRCNKCFSRLENLKIHNRSHTGEKPYVCPVEGCNKRYSNSSDRFKHTRTHYVEKPYYCKMAGCNKRYTDPSSLRKHIKSHGHYVNQDQQEAWLRKQQELQQARQEQKRQELEKKLAAEQSGDTSDGDGDSSPNDGSSQADLTIPGAQEFVIASSTGPDQQATLVTVVSPTVICPSPLDLSSISHLPNHGHTYIATPTYIGVVASPTTPIGLSPILSKSNPFLSSTVTSGVLAHLSATTDSVVTTSNSLPPLESPTKGVSSEGHELDQSLIASSNELDSEVQDLSTDGTSRHADEHLMGPKEVES from the exons ATGTTGGGGGAGTGGTGGGATAATCATACACAG ATGGACAGTGATGAGCCCTTGGACATGACGTGTGACAGCACACAGCGGCATAGCGATGGCGGCATCACCATGGATACGGAGGACAGAGTCCCCAGCCCCAGCCAATCGGACCAGGAGGGAGACGACTCCAGTAACAATGGTCTGAGTTCCGAGGAGGCTGGTGGCCATATCTCCATCATACAGAGGTCACCTGTACTGGCTGGGACAG GTGTGCTGGTAGAGTCTGAGCTTCATGATCCCGTCACGTCCGTCAGCCTGGGTCTGCTGAGTGAAGACAACCCCATCACCTCCACTGTAACCCTCAACATAGCCTCCTCAAG TTTGATTGACTCTCCTGTGGTGTCTGCGGTTCTGGAGCCGACAGGCTTGTTAGCAGGGAACCTGCCTGGACATCTGTCTGTGGATGGAGGAGACTCCAGACAGAGCGACAGTGACTCCATGGGGATGACACCTGATGATGCTGTCATCAAC TTTTCTACTTCTCACGATGACAGCGTGCATGCCACCATCAAACAAGCGGTGTCCCACGTCTCCCAAACCATCCCTGCCTACCTCCTGACAGGGGACACCATGGTGGACGTGACGTCACCGGGCGGGGCCCTGCTTAGCAACACCCTGCAGGATGAGTTTGAGTGCAAGTGGCAGAAG TGTGGGAAGAAATTTAAGCGACTGGATGACCTTGTGAACCATGTGAATGACCTTCACATCCGTCCTGAGAAGGAAGTGGAGTACTGCTGCCGGTGGGAGGGCTGTGCTCGCAGAGGGAAGGGATTCAATGCAAG GTATAAGATGTTGATCCATGTACGAACCCACACAAATGAAAAGCCACACAGATGTCCCAGATGTAACAAGTGCTTCTCAAGGCTGGAGAACCTCAAGATTCACAACAGGTCACATACAG GAGAGAAACCATATGTGTGCCCTGTGGAAGGTTGCAACAAGCGATACTCCAATTCCAGCGACCGTTTCAAGCACACGAGGACTCACTATGTAGAGAAGCCTTACTACTGCAAGATGGCTGGCTGCAACAAGAGATACACAGACCCCAGCTCGCTCAGAAAGCACATCAAGTCCCACGGACACTACGTGAACCAGGACCAGCAGGAGGCGTGGCTCAGGAAGCAGCAGGAGCTGCAGCAGGCTCGACAGGAGCAGAAACGACAGGAGCTGGAGAAAAAACTGGCTGCGGAGCAGAGCGGGGATACATCTGATGGGGACGGGGACTCCTCCCCGAACGACGGTAGCTCGCAGGCCGACCTCACCATTCCCGGTGCCCAGGAATTTGTCATTGCTTCCTCTACAGGGCCGGATCAACAGGCTACCCTGGTGACCGTGGTCAGCCCCACGGTCATCTGTCCCAGCCCTCTAGACTTGAGCAGTATCTCACATCTCCCCAACCATGGCCACACTTACATTGCTACACCAACTTACATCGGCGTCGTGGCGTCCCCAACCACACCCATCGGCCTGTCGCCCATTCTGAGTAAATCCAACCCTTTCCTGTCGTCCACAGTAACGTCAGGTGTGCTTGCTCACCTGAGTGCCACTACGGACAGTGTGGTGACCACCTCCAACTCTCTCCCACCTCTGGAGTCCCCCACCAAGGGGGTGAGCTCGGAGGGCCATGAGCTGGACCAGTCACTGATCGCCTCCAGTAACGAACTGGACTCTGAGGTGCAGGACTTGTCGACAGACGGTACCTCACGACACGCAGATGAACACTTGATGGGACCAAAAGAAGTGGAGTCTTGA
- the LOC118418985 gene encoding zinc finger protein GLIS2-like isoform X1, with the protein MLGEWWDNHTQMDSDEPLDMTCDSTQRHSDGGITMDTEDRVPSPSQSDQEGDDSSNNGLSSEEAGGHISIIQRSPVLAGTGVLVESELHDPVTSVSLGLLSEDNPITSTVTLNIASSSLIDSPVVSAVLEPTGLLAGNLPGHLSVDGGDSRQSDSDSMGMTPDDAVINFSTSHDDSVHATIKQAVSHVSQTIPAYLLTGDTMVDVTSPGGALLSNTLQDEFECKWQKVKSTCGKKFKRLDDLVNHVNDLHIRPEKEVEYCCRWEGCARRGKGFNARYKMLIHVRTHTNEKPHRCPRCNKCFSRLENLKIHNRSHTGEKPYVCPVEGCNKRYSNSSDRFKHTRTHYVEKPYYCKMAGCNKRYTDPSSLRKHIKSHGHYVNQDQQEAWLRKQQELQQARQEQKRQELEKKLAAEQSGDTSDGDGDSSPNDGSSQADLTIPGAQEFVIASSTGPDQQATLVTVVSPTVICPSPLDLSSISHLPNHGHTYIATPTYIGVVASPTTPIGLSPILSKSNPFLSSTVTSGVLAHLSATTDSVVTTSNSLPPLESPTKGVSSEGHELDQSLIASSNELDSEVQDLSTDGTSRHADEHLMGPKEVES; encoded by the exons ATGTTGGGGGAGTGGTGGGATAATCATACACAG ATGGACAGTGATGAGCCCTTGGACATGACGTGTGACAGCACACAGCGGCATAGCGATGGCGGCATCACCATGGATACGGAGGACAGAGTCCCCAGCCCCAGCCAATCGGACCAGGAGGGAGACGACTCCAGTAACAATGGTCTGAGTTCCGAGGAGGCTGGTGGCCATATCTCCATCATACAGAGGTCACCTGTACTGGCTGGGACAG GTGTGCTGGTAGAGTCTGAGCTTCATGATCCCGTCACGTCCGTCAGCCTGGGTCTGCTGAGTGAAGACAACCCCATCACCTCCACTGTAACCCTCAACATAGCCTCCTCAAG TTTGATTGACTCTCCTGTGGTGTCTGCGGTTCTGGAGCCGACAGGCTTGTTAGCAGGGAACCTGCCTGGACATCTGTCTGTGGATGGAGGAGACTCCAGACAGAGCGACAGTGACTCCATGGGGATGACACCTGATGATGCTGTCATCAAC TTTTCTACTTCTCACGATGACAGCGTGCATGCCACCATCAAACAAGCGGTGTCCCACGTCTCCCAAACCATCCCTGCCTACCTCCTGACAGGGGACACCATGGTGGACGTGACGTCACCGGGCGGGGCCCTGCTTAGCAACACCCTGCAGGATGAGTTTGAGTGCAAGTGGCAGAAGGTTAAATCTACT TGTGGGAAGAAATTTAAGCGACTGGATGACCTTGTGAACCATGTGAATGACCTTCACATCCGTCCTGAGAAGGAAGTGGAGTACTGCTGCCGGTGGGAGGGCTGTGCTCGCAGAGGGAAGGGATTCAATGCAAG GTATAAGATGTTGATCCATGTACGAACCCACACAAATGAAAAGCCACACAGATGTCCCAGATGTAACAAGTGCTTCTCAAGGCTGGAGAACCTCAAGATTCACAACAGGTCACATACAG GAGAGAAACCATATGTGTGCCCTGTGGAAGGTTGCAACAAGCGATACTCCAATTCCAGCGACCGTTTCAAGCACACGAGGACTCACTATGTAGAGAAGCCTTACTACTGCAAGATGGCTGGCTGCAACAAGAGATACACAGACCCCAGCTCGCTCAGAAAGCACATCAAGTCCCACGGACACTACGTGAACCAGGACCAGCAGGAGGCGTGGCTCAGGAAGCAGCAGGAGCTGCAGCAGGCTCGACAGGAGCAGAAACGACAGGAGCTGGAGAAAAAACTGGCTGCGGAGCAGAGCGGGGATACATCTGATGGGGACGGGGACTCCTCCCCGAACGACGGTAGCTCGCAGGCCGACCTCACCATTCCCGGTGCCCAGGAATTTGTCATTGCTTCCTCTACAGGGCCGGATCAACAGGCTACCCTGGTGACCGTGGTCAGCCCCACGGTCATCTGTCCCAGCCCTCTAGACTTGAGCAGTATCTCACATCTCCCCAACCATGGCCACACTTACATTGCTACACCAACTTACATCGGCGTCGTGGCGTCCCCAACCACACCCATCGGCCTGTCGCCCATTCTGAGTAAATCCAACCCTTTCCTGTCGTCCACAGTAACGTCAGGTGTGCTTGCTCACCTGAGTGCCACTACGGACAGTGTGGTGACCACCTCCAACTCTCTCCCACCTCTGGAGTCCCCCACCAAGGGGGTGAGCTCGGAGGGCCATGAGCTGGACCAGTCACTGATCGCCTCCAGTAACGAACTGGACTCTGAGGTGCAGGACTTGTCGACAGACGGTACCTCACGACACGCAGATGAACACTTGATGGGACCAAAAGAAGTGGAGTCTTGA